A stretch of DNA from Spirochaetota bacterium:
TTTTGAGCAGTATACCCTGGTTTTTCAGGAAACTGCTAATCGGCCTCGTCGCCGTCTTCGAAGAGGGTGATCACCGCGTCCTTTTTCTGCGCGGCGCGCACTATATGGTCCAGGCTCTTCCTGTCGATTATCGCGTAATGGGGGGCGAGCCGCTCGATGATCCCGTTGTTCGCCCCGAGGAGCATCTCGTCTATCACGCCGGGATGGCTGCAGTGCAAAAGCGTGACATCGGTGATCCGGATGCGGACGGTCTGCGCCGACCACTCGTTCAGGAGAAATCCGAGGTTTTGCGGTATGCCGTTGCGCGCGTATTTCTCAAGCGCCGCGATAAACTCCAGGTGTGACATCCCGCGTTTGTCCGCCCTCACCACCGAGTTCCTGCTGATGCGCGTGTGAAGCATCAGATCGTCCTTTACTATGTCCGAATGGGCGGCGAGCAGGTAAAGGGCCTCGGCGGGGACTTCGCGCCGGGGGATGATGAGCGTGAAGTCCGGATTGATGTACACACTGCGCGCATCGTTTTCCTGCCGCTCGACCGCCGTGCGCCTGGCCTTTGAAAGCCTGGCGGCGGCCTCCGTGCCGATGTCCGAAAGCAGTACCGAGTCCCCCTTCGTTTCGGTAATCCCGAACAGGCTGAGCATTCTTATGCCGGCGTGATATTGCCGGACCGCCTCCGTCCGCGCGCGGGTCAGACCGTCGGGGGCCTGCGGGTCGGACGCCGAAAGCGAACGCATGACAAACCTGGCGAAAAGGGAGCTTTCGTTTTCGCCTCCATGGTGCAGTACGATATCGCAAAGCCGCGAGAACGTTTCGGGCCGCGGCATTTGAAACGGCGGAGCGAAGAGATGGTCATCGATCTCTTCGTCCAGCGGGCTCCTCATGATGCGCACCAGCAGACGAAGCGGAGCGTCGACCTCTTTTTCGAGGCCGGAAAGCGATATCACCACCGCGTCGCGCTTGATACGGACGCATTTCAGGCGATGAAAAACGTACAGGCAGAGGCGCAGGAGCTCATCGGGGGGAAGGGGATCGCCCGATCGCTCGTAGATGGCGAGCAGGGCATCGGAAAGCCGCTTCCAGTCGATCTTTCGGAACTCGCGCTGGCGTGTGATGAAGAGGCCGCTCGAGGAGACGACATCGAACACGGTGAGCATATTGAGGAGAAAGTAATAGCCGTTTGAAACCACGCGGCCTCCGGGGGCCGCGTTTGATCTTTCCGCCGCCAACGCCGGATAAAGACCCGGGGTGATGAACAGGTAGGTCGCGAACGGGTCTTCAAGTCGGTGCCGCAGCGCCACCATGTCGTTCACCGCCAGGAAATTGAGTCCTTCCTCTATCTGCCCGCGGGAGTCGGACGCGAGCAGTTCGTCAAGCTCCAAAAACCCGCCGTTTTCAAAGAGGGTGCGGAGAATGCTCGCCGCACCTCGATGCCGGCGGGGGGCGAGCCCGGTTCCGCCCGGTTCTCCGGGGCGATTGAGGGCGGCGCGGACACCGTCAACATATTCCTTAATGAACCGCTCGTCGAACGGATGGAGCATGGCCCGTATCTCGGGATAGATGTAGATTTTATCGAGCTTGTTGTGCAGGCGCTGACGGTTTTTAAGCACATAAACCAGAAGCTTCCCCGACAGCGAAGCCGAAATCTTCTCGATCGCGGCGCCTTCCATCTTGAGGGTTTTGTCGATATCGCCGTACGTGATGCCGTTTTCGTCCGAAAGCGCCATGTTAAGCACCTGGAGCTCCTCTCTGGAAAGGCTGCCCAGGAGCAGGTGAAAACCGACGTGCGTAAGAATAGAGCCCGCGGCCTCCCGGCCGGCGTCCTTTGGAAGGGCCTCTATTCTCAGCAGCTCTGCGAGTTTATTCGCATCTTCTCCGGTGAGGCTTCTGGCGGCATCGCTGATTTTTTTCATGATAAAAAAGTTGTGGACATCGATATTGGACTATTCTATACAGGCGCTTGTATTTATGCAATAAAATTTCATTGCGCGCCATCCCGGCGATTTTTGCACCAAACAGTGGCGAAAGCTTCCAAATACAACAACTCACAGGTGATCGTTTCCCGCCGGTCGCGGGAGGAGCGGGGTCCAGCAGATCGATCATTACGGGTTGGCGGAGAATTGAATGCTACAATTTTTGAGGTTTGACGGTTCGCTCGTTTCCGAGGGCGAATACCCGGTCGTTTCCGGCGCCGAGGCTTGGCGCTTTTTTTCAAGACGGACGCTTTACGCGTTCCTGCTCGCCTATTCCACCGTTTTCCTGGCCGCGGCCATTCCCTTCGACGGAGTGTTTTTCTTCGGCGGGCTCATTTCGGGCGCGATCATTATACGTCTGATCAACAACATCCTCAAGTACAATAGTTTCAAAAGAGGCAGAATCGTCGTCGACAAGGATGGATTCGAGATATTCCACTCATCGGGCAGCGTGCGCGTCAAGGCACAGGACGTTACCTACTGCGAGGTGAACGTCTTCGGAAACCTCATTGTGCGCGAGAAGTACATGACGACGTCGTTTCCGCTGGCCCTCCTGAAAAAGGAGGACCGGCAGGCGCTGCTCGCGCAGCTGCAAGACATGTCGCCGCGAAGGACCGAGCTTTTCAAAAAGGTATATGATTTTTTCGACGCGGTGCTCGTCGCGTTCATCCTCGCGATGCACATACGCCAGTTCATCATTCAGGCATATTATATACCCACCGGCTCGATGGAGGATACCCTGCTGGTGGGAGACCACCTGCTGGTGGAGAAAATCACCTACGGCCCGGCCATCCCCCGGATGATCGGAATGGAAAAACCCCTGCACCTGGATTTTCTCGGCATCCGGGAGGTGCGGCGCGGCGACATCATCATCTTCAGGCCCCCCGGCGAGGACGAAAAGGACTTCATCAAACGGTGCATCGCCGTGGAGGGTGACGAATACCATATCGCGGACGGATCGGTCTGGATAAACGGCAAGCGCGTGGAGGAGGCGTATATAAAAGGCCTTACGAGCTATCGTGGATTCGGGGACCGAAAGATCGAAGGGGTGGTTCCGAAGGGCTCGGTCATCGCGATGGGCGATAACCGGGAGAACTCCTTCGACAGCCGGGGATTCGGCTATCTCCCCGTGGAGAGAATCAAGGGGCGGGCCCTTATGCTTTACTGGAACACCGCGCACATAAAGAACCTTGATTTTTCCCGCCTTGGCCTGATACGCTGAAGCGGGGCGCGCGGAGCCGAGTCGGCGCCCCGCCGTCGCGCCCGCGGGCGCGACGGCTCGGAAACTATCGGATGCCCGGTGAAGCGAAATGAACATCCCCATCTTCTCGCGGCGTGTCATGTTCACCGGCGTACTGGTCCTCGGTACGGCCCTTTTCCTCGTCTATCGCCTTGTTTCACTGCATTTTTCCGATTCATTACATGTTCCTTCCGACGCCGACAGGGAGGTCCACCGCGGCGCCGTGTTTGACAGGACGGGCAGTCTCCTGGCCGTCAGCGTCGAACGCCGGTCGCTCTTCGCGAACCCTTCCGAAATCAAGGACCCCGAGGCCGTCGCCGGCGCGGTCGCACCGCTCATAGGGATGCCGCGATCCATGGTGCTTGACCGCCTGAGGCGCGAAAAGCGTTTCGTCTGGCTGCGGAGAAAGCTCGATGACGGCGTCGCCGATCGCATCGCGTCGCTGGGGATCAGGGGGCTGCACTTGAAAAACGAATACCACCGGGTGTATCCGCACGGAACGCTGGCCTCCAACATCGTCGGTTTCGCGGGGCTGGACAACACCGGACTCGAAGGCATCGAATACAAATACGACGACGTGCTGACGGGAAGGAAGGGACCGGCACGGACATCGCCGGACGCGGATTATGTAAAGGGATACAACGTGCGCCTCACAATCGACCGGGTGGTGCAGTACACCGCCGAGCGCGAGATCGAGCGCGGCGTCCGCGAGAGCCAAGCGGCACAGGGAGCGGCCGTGGTGATGGAGGTAAAGACCGGAAGGCTCCTCGCCGTGGCCAAGTACCCTCTGGTAGATCCAAACTCATACCGGGAATTTTCCGGGAATGCCATGAAAAATTTCGCCGTGGTCGATTCATTCGAGCCGGGGTCGACGCTGAAGGTCATCGCGGCGGCGGCGCTGCTCGAGACGCATCCCGGGGTGCTCAAGGAGACCTTCCGCTGCGAAGGGAAAATAGAGGTCGCGGACGCCGTGATAAAATGCACGGCGGTGCACGGCGACCTCACGCTCGACGGCATCATCAAACATTCGTGCAACGCGGGGATCGTACAGGCCGCGAAACGACTCAAACGCGAAAACCTCCACTCCACGCTCTCTCGATTCGGTTTCGGCAGGGAGACCGGGGTGGAGATGCCCGGCGAGTCTCCGGGGCTGCTCCGCGGCGCGGGCGACTGGTCGGGGCTCTCCCGTTATTCGCTTTCAATCGGTCAGGAGCTATCGGTGACCTCGATCCAGATGGTGGCGGCCTTCGGCGCGATTGCCAACGGCGGCGTGTACATGGCCCCCACGGTAATCGAGTCAATCGAGTCCGACGAAGGGGCAGTGCTGCAGGCTTTCTATCCGAAGAGCCGGGGGCGTGTAATAAGGCAGGACGTCTCCGCGCGGCTTCTGGGCATGATGAAAGGGGTGGTGGAGGGCGGTACGGCGACCAGGGCGCGGATGGCGTATTACGAAGCCGCCGGCAAAACCGGAACCGCCCAGAAATCCATGAAACGGGGCGGTTACCACCCCGGCAAGTACATGGCGTCGTTCGTGGGGATCGCGCCGCTGTACGATCCGGACGTGTGCATACTCATTCTGCTGGATGAGGCCCCGGAGAGCGTTTCGGGCGGCGCCGCGGCCTCGCCGGTGTTCGCGCGAATCGCCGGGCGGATTCTGCCATACAGGGGCGTAAAAAAGGGACATGTCGCCTCGGGTGATCCGCTGAAAGGTGCGCCGCGAACGACGGCACTGCATCGGGGACTTATGCCGGATTTTCGAGGGATGCGGCTCGGCGAGGCGACCCGGACGCTTGCGGTTATACGGAAGGAGGCGATGGTCGAGTATTCGCTGGTTGGCAGGGGTGTCGTCCGCCGCCAGTCACCCGAACCGGGAAGCCCGGTCGGCCATCATCGCAAGATCATACTGTATTTCGAAGAACAATGACGGAACTTTTTGAAAAAAACAGCGCACTCCTCAAGCGCCGTCACGGTCCGGTCCACGTCGCCGTTTTGGGAGCGGAGGACGACCCGCGCATTCGCGTCTCCGCGTCGCGAGGGGGCGCTCCGGTGCCCGAGATCGCGCAGGAGGGCGGTACCATCTCGGTTCACAGCAGGTACGAT
This window harbors:
- a CDS encoding helicase-associated domain-containing protein, whose product is MKKISDAARSLTGEDANKLAELLRIEALPKDAGREAAGSILTHVGFHLLLGSLSREELQVLNMALSDENGITYGDIDKTLKMEGAAIEKISASLSGKLLVYVLKNRQRLHNKLDKIYIYPEIRAMLHPFDERFIKEYVDGVRAALNRPGEPGGTGLAPRRHRGAASILRTLFENGGFLELDELLASDSRGQIEEGLNFLAVNDMVALRHRLEDPFATYLFITPGLYPALAAERSNAAPGGRVVSNGYYFLLNMLTVFDVVSSSGLFITRQREFRKIDWKRLSDALLAIYERSGDPLPPDELLRLCLYVFHRLKCVRIKRDAVVISLSGLEKEVDAPLRLLVRIMRSPLDEEIDDHLFAPPFQMPRPETFSRLCDIVLHHGGENESSLFARFVMRSLSASDPQAPDGLTRARTEAVRQYHAGIRMLSLFGITETKGDSVLLSDIGTEAAARLSKARRTAVERQENDARSVYINPDFTLIIPRREVPAEALYLLAAHSDIVKDDLMLHTRISRNSVVRADKRGMSHLEFIAALEKYARNGIPQNLGFLLNEWSAQTVRIRITDVTLLHCSHPGVIDEMLLGANNGIIERLAPHYAIIDRKSLDHIVRAAQKKDAVITLFEDGDEAD
- a CDS encoding penicillin-binding transpeptidase domain-containing protein; this translates as MNIPIFSRRVMFTGVLVLGTALFLVYRLVSLHFSDSLHVPSDADREVHRGAVFDRTGSLLAVSVERRSLFANPSEIKDPEAVAGAVAPLIGMPRSMVLDRLRREKRFVWLRRKLDDGVADRIASLGIRGLHLKNEYHRVYPHGTLASNIVGFAGLDNTGLEGIEYKYDDVLTGRKGPARTSPDADYVKGYNVRLTIDRVVQYTAEREIERGVRESQAAQGAAVVMEVKTGRLLAVAKYPLVDPNSYREFSGNAMKNFAVVDSFEPGSTLKVIAAAALLETHPGVLKETFRCEGKIEVADAVIKCTAVHGDLTLDGIIKHSCNAGIVQAAKRLKRENLHSTLSRFGFGRETGVEMPGESPGLLRGAGDWSGLSRYSLSIGQELSVTSIQMVAAFGAIANGGVYMAPTVIESIESDEGAVLQAFYPKSRGRVIRQDVSARLLGMMKGVVEGGTATRARMAYYEAAGKTGTAQKSMKRGGYHPGKYMASFVGIAPLYDPDVCILILLDEAPESVSGGAAASPVFARIAGRILPYRGVKKGHVASGDPLKGAPRTTALHRGLMPDFRGMRLGEATRTLAVIRKEAMVEYSLVGRGVVRRQSPEPGSPVGHHRKIILYFEEQ
- the lepB gene encoding signal peptidase I, translating into MLQFLRFDGSLVSEGEYPVVSGAEAWRFFSRRTLYAFLLAYSTVFLAAAIPFDGVFFFGGLISGAIIIRLINNILKYNSFKRGRIVVDKDGFEIFHSSGSVRVKAQDVTYCEVNVFGNLIVREKYMTTSFPLALLKKEDRQALLAQLQDMSPRRTELFKKVYDFFDAVLVAFILAMHIRQFIIQAYYIPTGSMEDTLLVGDHLLVEKITYGPAIPRMIGMEKPLHLDFLGIREVRRGDIIIFRPPGEDEKDFIKRCIAVEGDEYHIADGSVWINGKRVEEAYIKGLTSYRGFGDRKIEGVVPKGSVIAMGDNRENSFDSRGFGYLPVERIKGRALMLYWNTAHIKNLDFSRLGLIR